TGTCTTTACTTGAGGATCTCCACCAAAAGCACCACAACCCCAGTTTCCAGTAGCAATCCCAACATCACTATGACACATTTGCAGCTTAAAGTCCATACTCTGAGTCGCTTTTGATCCATCAGTGTCTGGAAAGATCCCACAGTCCTGGAGAGGCCAAAAATAGATATTGAATCAGGTCAATGTTGAACATTTAACCTAACTTGACAAGGAAAGCAACAACCTACTTTATCATAGGCTAGAAAAACGTCCTTATGAATTTGAGGGCCCTAACTCCCAACAAAGAAAGAATATAGAAAAAAATGGGCGAGCAAAATAACAAAGCACAATAGGTACAAGAAAGTTGGCTCCTTACTGTTGCTTGACTTTCAGAGTTGTTGACATCCATAGGATCACTACCAGGCTGAACTTCGCGAGAACTGGAACATTGCAACGGGATCTGAAACTGCTGATCTTTAGGTTGATCCAGAAAGCCACAGAATGCCTTGTTAACCTCTCTGTCAAAATCAAACAGTTAGCTATGTACCTTCACAAGAGAAAATGAAATTTCAGTATCTTACAAGGAACGCAATACGCCACATCATTTTCTGCACAACATCTTAAAATTTTCGAATAACCTATGGCTTTAACCCTTTGCTCATAACAACTATTTACACACATTACATTTGTTATTCAGTGATCCCAATTTGACTACATAGACAATTGCCCCTCAAGATCGGAAATACATGTAGATGTAACACCCATCTGATTCTATACTTTTCACGGTGCATCTTATTTGTGTAATCCGAAAAGAAGATTAAAAAAGGTAACAGAAAGTGAAAGCTACGCTTGCATTTGCAAGAAGCAGTGCAAATGACAACTTGACAGACGAAAGTCTTCTTACATTTAAACCCTTAGCTAGACAAACCCATGTACCACTATATAATTATCTATTACTACCTCCATTTTCCTGAGCTCCACTCAGTTACTCCAACAACATGAACCAAGGAGAACTCAAGATGAGGACCACTCGTGTACATACTCTTGCTTTTAGGAGGAGAGAGATAAGAGAGTAAGAGAATTTGTCGGTATTAAATGTAACTGGGTCCGTAAAAGTAGGGGGATGATGATAAAATATGAATAGAACTTATAGAAGGCTGACATAAAGAGAACAAAGTAAAAGTGAGTAGAACTTAGGAAACAAATTAAAACGGAGAGAGTAGAACTTAGTAAAATGAGGTAGTACTTGAAGCAAAGACCAGATTAAACCAAACCAGATGGTCTTACCTTCGCTTCCTTATtatcaaaaagatttttaaaatcatattaataaaattatgaaaattagaTAACTGGAAAACAAagattaagacgaatctaacaagatcccacctAACAATAAGTTTTTCTTATATACTTTTTGAGTTTTTTCACTTCCAAAAAATTCACCACTTGGGTTTAAAAGCTTTTTAAGATGAGGAGAAATATGGAAAGTTGAGAGCTAACTCATGTGATTACACAAAAAGCAAGCACATTGTTTTATTCATTCACCCACTTGGCCACTTGCAcccaaaataaaatcctaatcaGGTAAGTGATGCAATTATTTAGGAACTTCCCAAATAGACAAATGCTGCAATATTAGAGTAAAAATTGGTCTAAGTTTAATCAAAACAAGAGATTAAATCAAATCAGACCAAACCATACCCCTTTAAAAAATGGTCAAAGTTTAATCAAATCAAGAGATTAAATCAAAACAGACCAAACCATACCCCTTTAAAAAATCAGATTAGATCGAGAGCACAAGTCCAACTTAACAGGTAAATAGAGCAAACAAGAACAAAGTGACAACTCAACCCGTCCATACTCCATTGacaaataaacaaccaactccAGACtagattattttttaaaaaaaaaaaaaaaaaaccacgtCACGGAGGTAGCATTCATAGGGTAAAGAAGTAGAAAGGGTCATCGCATCCTTCTCTTTAAGCTCTATAGCTTAGCATATTTAActattttgttttattaagcCTAAATTAGCATACTTACAATCCTTTCAAATTTCACAAGACATGAGAAGCGAAAACCCAATGTAAGGCCATCTACACTTAAATAAACTACAAGAAAACAAGAATCTAAACCTCAAGAGGTAGTCAACTCTGTATTGTCTCAATCCTGGGCGGGACAATGCATCTACCGCAACAATTTTTGTTGTACGTCTTCCCAGAGAATCAACTTCTCTCAAGTCTACATGGTTTCCAGCATAACGAAACGTAGAGGCATATCTACAGCAAATTTAAAGATTGTGCGATGAGAATGCATAGTTATGATGTCATCTAACAAGTTAAACaatgcgtgcagaaaattacgCCAGTAATGTGATAGTGGAAATATCAACCACGTCAGCATATCTTTAGTGGATCAAATAACTTCAGCCTTAATAAAGTTCATAATAAAATCTTCGTGACTTCAACCTTAAAAAAGTATGATGATATGAATCTACTCTTAAGTTTGAAGTCATTAAGATTTGATACATGCATTTTATGGGGGAAAAATAATCAACATTAgatatcatcaattcatcacatTTATCAGCTCTACGTCACTAACCCTGAGTAGTTTGAGAAGCGTTCTGCGCCAACAATTTCTATCGCCTCATTGTCTGACATGGAAGGCAAAAAAAGTATGCCAGCAATCAGTTCAGGATTGATCATGAAACGGATCTCCTCCTACAAAAAAGTAACTAGCAATGAAACAGGGAAATTTTCTCAGCGAAGAGACTTAAATCATTGTAGTGCAGGatcaatgaaaaaaaaaatcatttagcaAGACATAAAATCAACAATTATGAGTTCCCGCATAGGAGTTCAGGTAGTAACAGCTTGGGTAGGTTTTTCATGCCATACAGATTCATTGTGTAAAAAGGTTTGACCTAATCATCCCCGATCTCCGACGCTTATAGcccattaaaaaaattaaaaaataaattctaaTGACAGAGACAAAGACATAGATGAGGGGAATGGTTTCAGCAATCAGTGCAGTTGGAAAAGTTCAGCCAAgctaataaaaaaacaaaatggtTTGCAGCCCGTACAGAGGAAAAGGGAATGACAAACAAAAAAGGAAGCAAATCATTACAAATTTGCAACGCTGTACAAGGGGCTATCAGTTGCTTGGCAAATCCTCGATTTACAAAGAGACAATACACTGAGATTTCCTGAACCTTATGCATATAATATACACACGTAAAAGATAGATTAGAAATCAGACAAGATCATAAGACGAGCAAAGTGTCGAACACGAGAGAGTAACACAGCCAATGAACTTGTAACACAAGGtgtaccttgttctcagatacAATTATTATGAAGTTCTCAAAAGTGCATAGAACATAGCTCTGTTGTTTAAAAAGACATCAACTGCAATCAGGTAATTGGGCTCTGGATCCAAAGCAAATGAAGCAAGTGGAAGGCACACAGCTAATAAAAAACAAGGAATGTATTTTCACTGatagaaataatataattattcCTTCATCCTGCACCTAAGAACTGCAAACCATGTTTTTTCACAAGTAGGATGAATTTATTTACAATTTGATAGCAGaatcacattaatacacataaGCTACAGATCACTGAATTTCTCATAGTAATGCAAATGCATACtacctatatttttttttttttgttccacACTTCTACTACTTGCTGTAGATATGTAGATTAAGAAAATTGTGGAAAAGGTGAGTAGGTGTAAGAAAAAGTAGGATAAAGTAGGAGAGAgagtgtaaaaaggtgggtgggtgtaagaaaaagtaaGAGAGATAGTGTGAAAAGGTGTAATATTGTGGGGTAAGAGAGGTAAGATGGTAAGGGGGTATGACAAATATGGAATAAAGTAAACTGAGTAGAACAAAAAAACAACCATAAATGGAAAGTGAGTAGAACAAAAgagaacggaggtagtacaacTAATAAACGAGCATCATTCATGACCTTTCCTATTGAGAACCATCTCAACAGAAGAGTTTTAATTCAATGATCTCGTCTCACCTACAGAAATACAGGAGTAACCTTCTGACACCTTGTGTGTCGGGTGCTCTCTTAATACACTATATACGTGTAATAGCTCTATGGGTCATCTTGTGATGGAAACCAGCCAAAGTTAAGCCAATAGGTGATCATGAAATTTGCAGGAATACATCCTTACTATGAATCCCTATGAACAAACAACAGGCAAGTCCTTTCAATCGGACCACGCATAAGAGATGCCACTTGATTGTCTATACCATCCAACAATTACAATTCGGTATGTCCTCAACTCCATAACCTAATAAAAAGGATATGACAAAGCATGTGAggtgaaaaaacaaaaaagtaagAAGGAAGTTTGCCCTCCTATCTCTCTCGCATCTGTGTATGCATCAACTATTCAAGACCACGTTCGTAAAAATTAACAATGAAAATAAAAACCAAATTTCACACCTCTTAATTAGCGAAAAAAAGGTATGAGAAGAACAATAAAAGAAAACCTTCGTAACAATAGGCAAAAAGATTTCCAAGAGAAGGCTTTAAAACATACATGAGAGACAAACATCTCAGCAAAGAATTATAAATCAAAATGGACTGCTGAGTTAGAAGAAAATTGAGCAAACATTACTGCAAGTTTAAGTTTAGCCCACCTGAACACAACCCTTAGACAGAGCCCCACCACCAAGATACTTGTTTGCGAAATCAACTTCCAGAGCCCCTCTAGACTGGTCTTCAATCAAGCCTGAAGGGCAGATCTTTCACAAGAATGTAAAGTTTGAAATGTGTTCCATTGTTTAATACATTGTACAAATTTCAGAAACAGTTATAACCAAATTCAGATAATAAACAGATTTCCACTTCACATATTTCTTACCTCAAACAGGCAGAGGGGAACTATAGAGTTGGCCCAGAAACCAGCAGTGGGATAAGAAACAAGAGGTGAATTATGATCCAGAGGAAGAACTTTCCTTTCAAATGAAACAAATCCCGTTGGTATACATGAATGTATTCTCTCAAAATAATGTACGATGCACTTGATTTTATGCTCTTGATTTTCATGGTAGTTTTCATACAACATCCTACAAAGAAAAAGGGGCAAAAAGAACCGTTATATAGCTTTCACAGAAACAGAAGATTGAATAAAACAGAAGTGAGTGCTGCAGATATAGTCATGTGCAAAATAAAAGATGCAAAAAGGTTTAAGAGTAGGGGTGATATTGAGCTTGGTCAACTTGGAACTATTTGAATTCAACTCGGACAAAACTCAACTCAAGCTCAAGATCATAACGAGTGTCCTTGGTCAAAGCCTAAACCGACTTGGAAAACCTGTGAACAACTTGATAATATTTTTTTGGATGGGCAAACCTCGAACATTGTtgctttatttttgttatttatctATGGTAAGTTGGTACGGCGGCAACTGTATTCTTAGGGCCATTTTTCAAAATAacccaagttcaaatttcaaaattgacCTTCAAGTAGAAAAATCTCTTCCGAAGTACATTACTTCTGATGGCTTTTAATTAGGTTACAATAACTGAGACTAGAGGTAGATTATGTAACTTTACATATAATTACTAAATTTAAATATGCAAACTctaaagaaagtaagaaacaaCATCTTTAGGGCTATTTCCATAAAGGTGGGTTTTCTTTACTTAAGGGTTAATCGGGGAGTTTGAAACAAATCAGGGTTATTTTGAGGGCCCAAGTATGGGGTTACtcgtagaaaaaaaaaagcggATGCGGTCGCGTTGTCGCGGAAACCGCTTGTAACGGAATAATAGAACGGATCGCGGCTAACGCGGtgtgaattttttaaaaaatacacATTAACATGTCTAAGCCTTATTATTACATTTTTAGTCTAAAAAGTATTATATCAACATAATATAACCAAATCTATCCTAATATGAGTGAGTATTATATTCTGTGAACAAATAAGCACTCGAAATATCATGTTTCATAAAATACATAACTAAttacaaaaatatttttggtCAATTGATGTAAAAGAACGGTGTAACGGAGAAAAAAACGTCTAACGCGGCGAGTCACCGCTACGTAACGGACGACGCAGGAAGAAAGACGTGATTTTTGTCAAACCGTAACGTAACGGGTTTTCACGGAACGGCAAATCCAAAATAAGTTACAGAACGGCCGTTACATAACGGAAGGGCCGAGTTTTAATTCCACGGGGTTACTATAAATGCCATATTTTTACATTACATAGAGAAAAGaatatataaaaacataaaccaAAAATAGGTCTACAGTAGTTAGAATTCTTAGAAATAACAGGCAAAAAACAAGTACGCCCTCCGTTCTTGAACTTTAGCCCTATTTCCTTATTGAGCTGTTTTTTATGTTAGTCCTACTTGGTAACTTTCCTTCTTTTTTTAGCCAATAGTTATCCCCATTATACCCTCATATCAAAATTGTAATTTCAATTTCGTCCTAAGTAAATCCCCTTCTGGTCTTAATCTTTTCACTCTCCTACCCACATGGGTGAGCACATGGGTAAAATTCCTATGAGATTCTGTGACAAGTGCCTTTAGAATTGATTGTCTGAGATTCCAAACAAGACTAACATATGAAAGCGGAGGGAGCATATAAATTAATACCCCGTCAAACATTCAGGTATACACGCAACATCCAACTGATTGAAGTCCTCCCCTTCTAATTGACGTCTAAGGATAATGCATAGCAGTGGAATACTTCAATAACTACATAGCACAGAAGAACGACAGATCTCATGCAGCAGAAGTGATCTAAGTCAGTTTACTCTTGATCAGCACTGAGAAAAACTGAACTTCCCTCTTTAAAGGTAGACCCCTTTCTTTTTCAAGTTTTAGAAAAGATCTTTCGTCATCTTAAAAGGTAGACATACTTCTATCAAATAGACAGCAAGAAAGTATTGCCAGAGTACAAAAGAGAACTAAGGTAAAGAAAGTAATGCCCCCAAGCCGTGCACAACAATTAATCTACAAAGCAAAATACGTCAACTACCACTAAGATTTAACACTTCTTATCAAGAGGGCTCTTGATGCAAGCAAGCTCTGTTCTAAAAACACCGCTGGATTCATTTTTCCATGTGCACTGCCAATTGTCAAGGAACCATCCTCCACCATATTAACAAGCCATTATTTATTCGCTCTTCTTTTCCAAGCCACAAAACAACTTTGGAAGAACAAGTTTAC
This genomic stretch from Spinacia oleracea cultivar Varoflay chromosome 3, BTI_SOV_V1, whole genome shotgun sequence harbors:
- the LOC110794952 gene encoding poly(ADP-ribose) glycohydrolase 1 isoform X1; protein product: MENREDLISILPCLPLKLESSHLAWPNPVIEALKSLSKGPSHSRVDSGEVLFLAISDLRNSLSLSPHLLAPSTADGYALFFDEFLTRAEAAKWFGEVIPVMAELLLRFPTLLESHYQYADIIMVGVDTGLRLLKPQQPGIVLLSQELIAALIACSFFCLFPTANRGANHLPVINFDRLFAMLYENYHENQEHKIKCIVHYFERIHSCIPTGFVSFERKVLPLDHNSPLVSYPTAGFWANSIVPLCLFEICPSGLIEDQSRGALEVDFANKYLGGGALSKGCVQEEIRFMINPELIAGILFLPSMSDNEAIEIVGAERFSNYSGYASTFRYAGNHVDLREVDSLGRRTTKIVAVDALSRPGLRQYRVDYLLREVNKAFCGFLDQPKDQQFQIPLQCSSSREVQPGSDPMDVNNSESQATDCGIFPDTDGSKATQSMDFKLQMCHSDVGIATGNWGCGAFGGDPQVKTVIQWLAASQALRPFVLYYTFEMEALRNLDQVRSWIMSHNWTVGDLWNMLADYSYRRAKGETKLGFFSWLLPSFYLTGE